One window of Helicobacter winghamensis ATCC BAA-430 genomic DNA carries:
- the dnaA gene encoding chromosomal replication initiator protein DnaA — translation MHLVLLQLKNELTPFEFDNYISQLSYNEKYSRDDRVVLNAPNVFVASWVKTKYSNKIAHLFEIHSGFKPEIIVEVLNPNKKKDNKANIRKQNTASNLNPSFTFTSFIVGNSNTFAFNVAKAVAQNQSTSYNPLVIYGNTGLGKTHLLNAIGNANIIVGKNVIYTTSEQFLNDFLLHIRNNTMDRFREKYRACDYLLIDDIQFLSGKDQIQEEFFHTFNELKENHKQIVLTSDRPPKDMNGLEERLKTRFTSGLLADIQPPELETKINIIRAKCELDGIHLSDSIINFIAANINDNIREIEGVLVKLNFSMNVTNIQEISLDFVKDILKEYIKESKENIDMETIIETVAKYYNLKPSDIKSKSRSKNIVTARKIVIYLARTLTPNSMPYLANYFGMKDHSTVSKAMKSIQNEINENQNFKTIIEEIKNKIK, via the coding sequence TTGCATTTAGTCCTTTTACAACTAAAAAATGAGCTTACGCCCTTTGAATTTGATAATTATATCAGTCAATTATCCTACAATGAAAAATATTCCCGCGATGATAGAGTTGTCTTAAACGCACCAAATGTTTTTGTAGCAAGTTGGGTAAAAACCAAGTATTCTAATAAAATTGCACATCTCTTTGAAATCCATAGTGGTTTCAAACCAGAAATTATCGTTGAAGTGTTAAATCCTAATAAAAAGAAAGATAATAAAGCTAATATCCGCAAACAAAACACTGCATCAAATCTCAATCCTTCTTTTACTTTTACATCCTTTATCGTTGGAAACTCTAACACTTTTGCCTTTAATGTCGCAAAAGCTGTGGCACAAAACCAAAGCACAAGTTATAATCCTCTTGTAATTTATGGAAATACAGGGCTTGGCAAAACACATTTACTAAACGCTATTGGAAATGCAAATATTATTGTAGGAAAAAATGTAATCTACACTACAAGTGAGCAATTTTTAAATGATTTTCTACTTCATATTCGCAATAATACTATGGATAGATTCCGCGAAAAATACAGAGCTTGTGATTATTTACTAATTGATGATATCCAATTCTTAAGTGGAAAAGATCAAATCCAAGAAGAATTTTTTCATACTTTCAATGAGCTTAAAGAAAATCATAAACAAATCGTGCTAACTTCAGATCGCCCTCCAAAAGATATGAATGGTTTAGAAGAACGATTAAAAACGCGTTTTACTTCAGGATTACTTGCAGATATCCAACCTCCAGAGCTTGAAACAAAAATTAATATTATCCGCGCTAAATGTGAATTAGATGGAATCCATTTAAGTGATTCCATTATTAATTTTATCGCCGCAAATATTAATGACAATATCCGTGAAATTGAAGGTGTTTTAGTTAAACTCAACTTCTCAATGAATGTTACAAATATCCAAGAAATTAGCCTTGATTTTGTTAAAGATATTTTAAAAGAATATATAAAAGAATCTAAAGAAAACATAGATATGGAAACCATCATTGAAACAGTTGCAAAATATTACAATCTTAAACCTTCTGATATTAAGAGTAAAAGTCGTTCAAAAAATATCGTAACAGCGCGTAAAATTGTAATTTATCTAGCACGCACACTTACACCAAATTCTATGCCCTATCTTGCAAACTATTTCGGAATGAAAGACCACAGCACCGTAAGTAAGGCAATGAAAAGTATCCAAAATGAAATCAACGAAAACCAAAATTTCAAAACCATTATAGAAGAAATTAAAAATAAGATAAAATAG
- the dnaN gene encoding DNA polymerase III subunit beta, with the protein MNITISNSVLDNIFTSLQPFLDKKDSSQITSHIYLETRNNQLIAKATDFEMGLCAITDSVNILEEGIATVNGKQILDIIKRLKEGDINLYTNNENLHIKQNKSSFKLPMFNAQEFPTFPEFENLPKLEINSLELITSMKKIFPVIDMNNQKRELNGALLDIKEYSYNFVATDTKRLAIIKFDKPSGKNLSLIFPRRAITEIQRLFFDNIELFYNEKNVIIKSQNYIFFSHLINGKFPDYEKILPKEMQTELNIPKTNIIEGIKVINSVTNDVKITFKAQEILFESLSQDNSEAKTQIEIELPINEEIEIGINSRHILDFLTQIDTATFTWALNGKNAPFVLKSENFSTVVMPIIL; encoded by the coding sequence ATGAATATCACAATTTCAAATAGTGTCTTAGACAATATCTTCACTTCTTTACAACCTTTTTTAGATAAAAAAGATTCCAGCCAAATTACTTCACACATCTATTTAGAGACTAGAAACAACCAACTTATTGCGAAAGCAACAGATTTTGAAATGGGACTTTGTGCTATAACTGATTCTGTTAATATCTTAGAAGAGGGAATCGCAACAGTTAATGGTAAGCAAATCCTAGATATTATCAAACGCTTAAAAGAAGGTGATATTAATCTTTACACAAATAACGAAAACCTTCACATTAAACAAAATAAAAGCTCCTTTAAACTTCCTATGTTTAATGCACAAGAGTTTCCAACTTTCCCAGAATTTGAAAATTTACCTAAACTAGAAATTAATTCTTTAGAGCTTATCACTTCAATGAAAAAAATCTTTCCAGTTATTGATATGAATAACCAAAAGCGAGAATTAAATGGCGCACTCTTAGATATTAAAGAATATTCTTATAATTTTGTTGCCACCGATACAAAACGCCTTGCAATTATTAAATTTGACAAGCCATCAGGTAAAAATCTTTCTTTAATCTTTCCAAGAAGAGCTATTACAGAAATCCAAAGATTATTTTTTGATAATATAGAATTATTCTACAATGAAAAAAATGTTATCATTAAATCACAAAATTACATTTTCTTTTCTCATTTAATTAATGGAAAATTTCCAGATTATGAAAAGATTTTGCCAAAAGAAATGCAAACAGAACTTAATATTCCAAAAACTAATATTATTGAAGGAATCAAGGTTATTAACTCTGTAACAAATGATGTAAAAATTACATTTAAAGCACAAGAAATTTTATTTGAATCTCTAAGTCAAGATAATTCTGAAGCAAAAACACAAATTGAAATAGAACTTCCTATCAATGAAGAAATTGAAATTGGTATAAATTCCCGCCATATTTTAGATTTTTTAACACAAATTGATACAGCAACTTTCACTTGGGCTTTAAATGGTAAAAACGCACCATTTGTCCTAAAAAGTGAAAATTTTTCAACAGTTGTTATGCCAATTATACTTTAA